One Nicotiana tomentosiformis chromosome 4, ASM39032v3, whole genome shotgun sequence genomic window carries:
- the LOC138909460 gene encoding uncharacterized protein, which yields MVLGGEGENEVGIKVDREYRELVLEVRRVNDRLMTIKIVVRGLILNIISAYEPQMGLDEEVVRRFWEDLDGLVRGNPHTEKLIIGGYFNGHIETSSGGYDGMHGIFGFGDKHRRYFTVGVC from the coding sequence ATGGTacttgggggggagggggagaaTGAGGTAGGCATCAAAGTTGATAGGGAATATAGAGAGCTAGTGCTAGAGGTTAGGAGGGTGAACGACAGGCTGATGACTATTAAGATAGTTGTGAGAGGGCTTATTTTGAATATTATTAGTGCTTACGAGCCTCAAATGGGTTTGGACGAGGAGGTTGTAAGGCGTTTTTGGGAGGACTTGGATGGTTTGGTGAGGGGAAATCCGCACACCGAGAAGCTTATCATAGGAGGATATTTCAATGGCCACATTGAGACATCGTCTGGGGGTTACGATGGGATGCATGGCATCTTTGGTTTTGGAGACAAACATAGGAGGTACTTCACTGTTGGAGTGTGCTAA